The nucleotide window GTGGGTGGCATGGATAAGAAGCAATCAGCATGGGGCTGGACTGGCAAAACCTCACCTGCCAAAGTTGTGGGCTTCACACTGATAAATGCTGAACTCATCTCCCAGCACTGGGGGTCAGCCTGCCCCAGACAAAGCCTTGATTCCATGTGAAACAACTCTGTACCCTCCTAGTCCTGTGCCATTGGTACAAGCAGGGACAGTTTGTCTGGACAGAAGCTCTCCTgactgctggggctgtttgcttCTAAGTCTTTCTCACTGTTGGCTTTCAGGTGGTGTGGGAACTGCTGCCATCCAGCTGTGCAAGACTGTAGAAAATGTCACCATTTTTGGCACAGCATCTGCCTCCAAGCATGATTCACTCAAGGAGGGTGGAGTCACTCACCCCATCGACTACAGAACCATGGATTATGCAGAGGAGGTCCGGAAAATCTCTCCCAAAGGTAATGTGTGGTGGAGGACTTTACTGCTCTCCATTTCTTTCAAGTGCAAAGCTCCTATTTACATTCCCTTCACTCTAGGTGTTGACATTGTCCTGGACCCCCTGGGAGGGTCTGATACGTCCAAAGCGTTTAACCTGTTGAAGCCGATGGGCAAGCTCATCACTTATGGTAAGTGTGGGCATTGTGCCCAGACTCCAGCCCCTGTGGTGGGACTTTGTGGTGGCAGGGTGGGTGTCGATCTGCACCAGAATGCTCCATGCTGCTCCACACCTGGATGCACAGCTGTGAGGGAGCATTGCTGTTGCCAGGTGCTGTAGTTCTGTTGCTTTATAAAGGTCTCTATGATGCTTCACCTGGGTGAGGCTCTGATGGGAGTGAGATTTGTGCCTTGTCCCAAGCTCTGGTGACAGGCTTCAAGGCTCTTCCATGGTGAGACAAAGTATGAGCTGGTGCCTGCAGGGGAAGCTGGAATGTCCTCACAGAGGAGCACTGCGTAGCTGCTTTGTCCCGGCACAGCACTAATagagctttgcttttcttctagAGGATGTGTGGGTGATGAGGTTTGAGGTTACTGAATGCTTATCTCTCCATTCCCCAGCCTGAAACACTGTGATTTTGTCCCATAGACAAAGCTGGCCCACAGCCTCCAGTGAGATTCCAGACACTTGCACCactgtgctgcttcccagcgTGCTCCTCTTGTCCCAGCCCTTGCAGCCTGTGGCTCTCCTGAAGGAGCCTGGCTGTAGGAGACAGGGAGTGCTGtcctgccagctgggctggttgtgactccatcctctcttgcctctgccagcactgcagtctagctgcactgctgctgccctgctcagaggGGAGTTGTTCTCTGCTTGGGAGTTGATAATCCAGATTCTCTCTGCCTTGAGGCTGAGACAGATATCTGTTTCCACTGAAGGTCAACGGGAGACATCCTCTGTCTTCCATCACTCTGTGGGCTGCTGTTGCCCTGCATGTTTCCTGAGCAGCTACACAGGAGCCactctctctcaggctgtgttgATTCCAGCTCATCTgtggcttgcttgctttttaggGGTAGCAAACCTGCTCACTGGGCAGAAGAAGAACCTCGTGGCTATGGCTAAAACCTGGTGGAACCAGTTCAGCATCAATGCCTTGCAGCTCCTCCACCAAAACAAGGCTGTGTGTGGCTACCACCTTGGATATATGGATGAAGAATTTGAGCTTGTTGGAGGTGTTGTAGCCAAGCTGATTAACCTCTATAGCCAAGGCAAAATCAAGCCCAGAATAGACTCTGTATGGCCCTTTGATCAGGTGAGTCTGAGCTAATATTCAGTCTGCCAGCACCCAGAAGTCACTGCTGATTGTTTTCTGCATGGTAAGCTCTGGCTCAGTGCAAGCTTCTGGTGTGTGGGCTGAGCTATTGCAAATGTTTAACAACCATCTGTTCCCAGCCACATAgtgtcttttttccttttaagatATTAAGGGGGGAGTAAAAtggctgggctcttctgcctGAGTGCACAGAGCTAGGCAGTGCCAGACAGTGTccctgtggagcagggcaggtgctCAACTGTGCTCCATAGGCAGCAGCAGTCCATGCAGAGGCTGGGTTATGCTTCCAACTAGAGCCTGCCCTCAGTCTGTTCCCTGTCACTACACAGACAGCTGGGAGGGTTGTTGCTGCCCTTCCACTAGAGACAAAGAGCCCAGGCAGTGAAGCAGAACAGGAATGgtggaagggagcagcaggtttTTCAGCAGCTCTACTCAGTGTTGTACTCATGTGTCCAGGCAGTTTGGTTCTTCCTGTGGAAGTCCTTTGCTAGGATAGGACCAAAGGACTTGGAAATGATCAGGTGAAGTTAGTACTTGAGAACTAGTCTGATGCAAATGCTTAAGGaaaaccttattgattccatacACTATTTTACTTCAAAATAACGCTAATCAAAGTCTGTGCACAGATTCTTCTGTGGTTATGCAGATGGTTGGAGCATGGTCATTGGCTGGGTTTCTGCAGTGCTTCTCTCTGGAAAGGAAGCTGTGGTGGCTAGCACTTCAGTCTTCCATGGCTTGTGGAGCAGAGCATCCTTGTGTACATTACAGTTGGTTTGTGTGAAgcttctgtgcccagctctgtccAAAATGCTTCACTGCAGAGGCACACAAATGCTTGGTGCTTGCTTGGACTGGCAGGAAAGCTGCCTCCTGGGTGGCTCTCAGACTAGTCCAGGTGGACCCAGGGGCACAGGAAGGGCATGGCTGCCCTGCATGTTGGGTGTGGGTCTCATGAGATTCCTGTTTCTTGCAGGTGGCAGATGCCATGAGGCAGATGCAAGAGAAGAAGAATGTTGGAAAGGTCATCCTGGTTCCTGAAGCACCCAAGGAAGAATCAAAAAAAGAGCAGAACTAagaggagctgtgtgcaggctgaATTCATGGTTTAACTTCCTGACCTCTTTGGGACCTGGAAATGGACAGATCAGTAGCTTCTGTCTTCTTCAGTACCAAACCAGCGTGGCTAAAGCTCAGATGAGGTTTGCATGCCCTCGTTGTGACTGACCCTTTGCCAGAGATGCTCTCAGCCCAAGTTCTTTTGATTTTGTacctttttcttgtttctgtcACTTGTTTCTCTACTGAGTTTCCAAACTAACCTTACTTTATTCTGGCAGCTGAAGCTTCCAGGCTTCAGCTGGTGACTGCTGGCTGCATGGCTGGTGGCTGCAAAGTCAGGGTGTAACGTGCTGTAGTAACTGCCAAGTATCTCCCCAGAAACTGAGCCCTGCTGAAACATTTGTGCTGTCACCTTTGAGAAGTCTGTTTCAGCAGAAAGGGCCAAGCTCAGGAGccagccagaggagcagcacagctggcctTGTctagctctggcacaggctgctcctctgtttAACCACactctttcccttctgcttttgTAGGCTCTAACAGCAGTCAGTTAGTGGCAGGTTGTGCTGTCTTTGCCTTGCAAATAACCACCCTGGCGTTCTGAGCCTGGCACGTTGCACTTCATCTGCagtcactctctgcagctgccaaatAACCTGCTGGGCTGGGTCTGAATACAGAAGAAAAGTTTCAGTTAGGTAGCTTGATCTTGTCCATTTTCTGATTCCAAACTGTAGGGAGATCTAAACTGTGTCTGATTTTGAGAGACCATAAGGACTCAACTGTGTCTCAGATGACTGGAACGATTGGTGTTGGCTCTGTGCTTCATTAATGTTGGGCTCCAAGCTGGTATTGTTAAGGCTAAACTTCACCCTCATGTTTGTATTTCCAAGGGCTGCCATGCTGACTGGGAATTCAGCAAGATGGGAACAAAATAAGCCCCTGCTAAtgcttgctttgtgctgtgccctgtgtgctggggaggtgTTGCAGTTCAGGAGGTAACCTGGGGGAGCCAGCTCTGtaagcctgcccaggagccctTCTGTGGCACACAGTTCCCTAAAGCTATTGCCAAGTTACTGCTGTAGATGGGaacctgcccagctctgtcagGCCTCTTGGCCTGGGCACCTTGAACAATTTAAATCatgctttccattttcttctaGCTAGCTCCTTAGATACCCACTCAAACCAGGTCTTGCCCTATGGCTCAGTGCTGCAGTAGGGTTTGACTCTTTTTGCCATGAAACTGCAAATCTTGGGACCCTTGGGCTCTCTTCCAGCACTGAACattcaggagctgcctggggtgCTCCTCCCAGATCAGAACTTGGTCTCTCTTCCTCTGTTCTCCCATGCATCTGGAAATGTGGCAGTGCAGAGACCTAAGACTAGTTCTGTGAGCACTTAATGGTTC belongs to Dryobates pubescens isolate bDryPub1 chromosome 36, bDryPub1.pri, whole genome shotgun sequence and includes:
- the VAT1 gene encoding synaptic vesicle membrane protein VAT-1 homolog, with protein sequence MSTELAPAAAPEQAPGPEPPAGGGEPAEHRALVLTGFGGYDKLKVQARRGGGPGPGEVSVRVRACGLNFADLMARQGLYDRLPPPPVCPGMECAGTVQALGDGVRDRQVGDKVMVLARSGLWQEVVNVPASQTFLMPEGMSFEEAAALLVNYITAYMILFDFGNLRPNQSVLIHMAAGGVGTAAIQLCKTVENVTIFGTASASKHDSLKEGGVTHPIDYRTMDYAEEVRKISPKGVDIVLDPLGGSDTSKAFNLLKPMGKLITYGVANLLTGQKKNLVAMAKTWWNQFSINALQLLHQNKAVCGYHLGYMDEEFELVGGVVAKLINLYSQGKIKPRIDSVWPFDQVADAMRQMQEKKNVGKVILVPEAPKEESKKEQN